The Lacipirellula parvula genome window below encodes:
- the lpdA gene encoding dihydrolipoyl dehydrogenase: MHSQVVVLGGGPGGYAAAFMAADLGLETTIVEADPRLGGTCLLRGCIPSKALLHVAKVISEAREMVEWGVEFPQPKFSIDKIRERKEKVIATLTGGLGQLAKRRKVKVVNARGIFVDSQTLQLEGGDPATYGGDGRITFDHCILATGSTPAMPKMFQIGSDRVMDSTGALALADIPESLLVVGGGYIGLEMGSVYSELGSKVSVVELLDGLLPGADRDLVKPLEKRLREHFHSIMLSTKVLGVTDVGGKVEVEMEGPDGAKFTNTYDRVLISVGRRPKSAGFGIENTKVKVNEKGFVEIDDQQRTSDPHIFAIGDVAGEPMLAHKASHEGKVAAEVIAGEPAAFDKAAIPAVVFTDPEIAWAGLTADQAQREGREVEVAQYPWQASGRAIANGRTDGLTKLIVDPATERVLGCGIVGAGAGELIAEAVLAIEMGCTARDLAESVHPHPTLSETVGFSAEAQLGYATEIYRPKRKQTQEN, translated from the coding sequence ATGCATTCGCAAGTAGTCGTGCTCGGCGGTGGTCCCGGCGGTTATGCAGCAGCCTTCATGGCAGCCGACCTCGGGCTGGAAACTACGATCGTCGAAGCCGATCCTCGCCTGGGCGGCACCTGCCTCCTCCGCGGTTGCATCCCGTCGAAGGCCCTCCTCCACGTCGCCAAGGTCATCAGCGAAGCCCGCGAGATGGTCGAGTGGGGCGTCGAGTTTCCGCAGCCGAAATTCAGCATCGACAAAATTCGCGAACGCAAAGAGAAGGTGATCGCCACCCTCACCGGCGGTCTCGGCCAACTCGCCAAGCGTCGCAAGGTGAAGGTCGTCAACGCCCGCGGCATTTTCGTCGATTCGCAAACGCTGCAGCTTGAAGGGGGCGACCCCGCCACCTACGGCGGCGATGGACGCATTACCTTCGATCACTGCATCCTCGCCACCGGCTCGACTCCGGCGATGCCGAAGATGTTCCAGATCGGCTCAGACCGCGTGATGGATTCGACCGGCGCCCTCGCGCTCGCCGACATCCCCGAATCGCTGCTCGTCGTCGGCGGCGGTTACATCGGCCTCGAAATGGGTTCGGTCTACAGTGAACTCGGTTCGAAGGTCTCGGTCGTCGAACTTCTCGACGGTCTCCTCCCCGGCGCCGACCGCGATCTGGTGAAGCCGCTGGAGAAGCGCCTCCGCGAACACTTCCACTCGATCATGCTCAGCACGAAGGTGCTCGGCGTCACCGACGTCGGCGGCAAGGTCGAAGTCGAAATGGAAGGCCCCGACGGCGCGAAGTTCACGAACACTTACGACCGCGTGCTGATCTCGGTCGGCCGTCGTCCCAAGTCGGCCGGCTTCGGTATCGAGAACACGAAGGTCAAAGTCAACGAAAAGGGCTTCGTCGAAATCGACGACCAGCAACGCACCAGCGACCCGCACATCTTCGCCATCGGCGACGTGGCGGGCGAGCCGATGCTAGCCCACAAGGCCTCGCACGAAGGCAAAGTCGCGGCCGAAGTGATCGCCGGCGAACCGGCGGCCTTCGACAAGGCGGCCATCCCCGCCGTCGTCTTCACCGATCCCGAAATCGCCTGGGCCGGCCTCACCGCCGACCAAGCGCAGCGCGAAGGCCGCGAAGTTGAAGTCGCCCAGTACCCGTGGCAAGCCAGCGGTCGCGCGATCGCCAACGGTCGCACCGACGGCCTCACGAAGCTGATCGTCGACCCGGCCACCGAGCGCGTCCTCGGTTGCGGCATCGTCGGCGCCGGCGCCGGCGAGCTGATCGCCGAAGCCGTCCTCGCGATCGAAATGGGCTGCACGGCCCGCGACCTCGCCGAGTCGGTCCACCCCCACCCCACCCTCAGCGAAACGGTCGGCTTCAGCGCCGAAGCCCAACTCGGCTACGCCACCGAAATCTACCGCCCCAAGCGGAAGCAAACGCAAGAGAACTAA
- a CDS encoding CDGSH iron-sulfur domain-containing protein: MADVTIRMRPNGPFLVEGPFKLLDSQGREYKLDPAKPAYALCRCGHSAKRPFCDGAHKGCDFVSDEQVPVLE; the protein is encoded by the coding sequence ATGGCAGACGTGACCATTCGCATGCGCCCCAACGGCCCCTTCCTCGTCGAAGGGCCTTTCAAGTTGCTCGATTCCCAGGGGCGCGAGTACAAGCTTGATCCGGCGAAGCCGGCGTACGCGCTCTGCCGCTGCGGCCACTCGGCGAAGCGGCCGTTCTGCGACGGCGCCCACAAGGGCTGCGACTTCGTCTCCGACGAACAAGTGCCCGTGCTGGAGTAG
- a CDS encoding Lpg1974 family pore-forming outer membrane protein, with amino-acid sequence MRRIILLLTLSWQLLCHNASAHALEFFGDFLYWKATETVDWTLDQNSNPANQFVAYRTIEYGFDPGFRAGVAHEGDLDARFYYTRFHTSTSDSATGQLTGAFMGAKMNQPPAPTSYFDVGQVAAEIDYNMFDFDLGRRFQPSESLMLRPVVGLRAGWINQNIDSQFDANYLDNGAPLHRQVNEAMTNDFWGIGPKLGLENALNLHRGEACEFNLAANFYAAYLIGHWDVDDVTRIANTQNGSTTNSNYVVDVDSRDFGALAFQAILGLNMKYGRWTGTVGYELNDWLNQGQFFDDATGPHDNDLLLQGLTARLGCSF; translated from the coding sequence ATGCGGCGTATCATTCTCCTTCTAACGCTCAGTTGGCAACTCCTCTGCCACAACGCGAGCGCGCATGCGCTCGAGTTCTTCGGCGACTTCCTCTACTGGAAGGCGACCGAGACCGTCGACTGGACGCTCGACCAGAACAGCAATCCCGCCAACCAGTTCGTCGCCTACCGCACCATCGAGTATGGCTTCGACCCCGGCTTCCGCGCGGGCGTCGCCCATGAAGGCGATCTCGACGCAAGGTTCTACTACACACGGTTCCACACGAGCACGTCCGACTCCGCGACCGGCCAACTGACCGGCGCCTTCATGGGCGCGAAGATGAACCAGCCGCCGGCGCCGACGAGCTACTTCGACGTCGGCCAGGTCGCCGCCGAGATCGACTACAACATGTTCGACTTCGATCTCGGCCGCCGCTTCCAGCCTAGCGAATCGCTGATGCTGCGGCCCGTCGTTGGCCTCCGCGCCGGTTGGATCAACCAGAACATCGACTCGCAGTTCGACGCCAACTACCTCGACAACGGCGCGCCGCTCCATCGCCAGGTGAACGAAGCGATGACCAACGACTTCTGGGGGATCGGCCCGAAGCTCGGCCTGGAAAATGCTCTGAACCTCCATCGCGGCGAAGCGTGCGAGTTCAACCTCGCAGCCAACTTCTACGCGGCGTACCTCATCGGCCACTGGGACGTCGACGACGTCACCCGCATCGCCAACACGCAGAACGGCAGCACGACGAACTCGAATTACGTCGTCGACGTCGACAGCCGCGACTTCGGCGCCCTCGCGTTCCAGGCGATCCTCGGCCTGAATATGAAATACGGCCGTTGGACCGGAACGGTCGGCTACGAACTAAACGACTGGCTCAACCAGGGCCAATTCTTCGACGACGCCACCGGCCCCCACGACAACGACCTGCTGCTCCAAGGCCTCACGGCGCGGCTCGGTTGTAGTTTTTGA
- a CDS encoding RNA polymerase sigma factor, which produces MNPTVPTDAELVEAARAGDRAAFGDLVGRYQERLFNTMLRIAGTREDAADAVQDAFVQAYLKLDAFRGDSQFFTWLYRIAMNQALTRRRRARPMASIDAAKEGAGEEPMDETAAPGEQMLVDERAEQVHTALAELGDQHRKILVLREMEGCSYEAIAEILELPVGTVRSRLFRARLQLRDRLRSMWGEEAPQAG; this is translated from the coding sequence GTGAATCCAACGGTCCCCACCGACGCCGAGCTAGTCGAGGCCGCCCGCGCGGGCGATCGCGCTGCGTTTGGCGATTTGGTGGGGCGGTACCAGGAGCGGCTCTTCAACACGATGCTGCGGATTGCCGGCACGCGCGAAGACGCCGCGGACGCCGTGCAAGATGCGTTTGTGCAGGCTTACCTGAAGCTCGACGCCTTCCGGGGCGACTCGCAGTTTTTCACGTGGCTGTACCGCATTGCGATGAATCAGGCGCTAACCCGCCGGCGGCGAGCGCGGCCGATGGCGTCGATCGACGCGGCCAAAGAGGGAGCCGGGGAGGAACCGATGGATGAAACAGCGGCGCCAGGCGAGCAGATGCTCGTCGACGAGCGGGCCGAGCAGGTTCACACGGCCCTGGCGGAACTGGGTGACCAGCACCGGAAGATTCTGGTGCTGCGGGAAATGGAAGGGTGTTCGTACGAGGCGATTGCGGAGATTCTAGAATTACCGGTCGGGACCGTACGGAGTCGGTTGTTCCGAGCCCGGTTGCAACTCCGCGACCGGCTGCGGAGCATGTGGGGCGAGGAAGCCCCGCAGGCGGGTTAG
- a CDS encoding rhomboid family intramembrane serine protease: protein MGLYDREYARDGEPGFRLSAPTSATMQLIVITGVVYLAQLFTPAVGDYFSLKCDWFLRPWTSYQLVTYGFLHSQQDVAHILINMLVLFMFGREVEARYGKREFILFYLLGIVAAGLVWSLSEYAVNVSDPDFAVLRQLGKVPTAIGASGALAGLVVLFAFNWPHRQVLLFFLIPVPMWVAAALGILFDVRGAMARSGDIAFTCHLGGALYGLAYYKLGWQLSRFWPTNFTMPKLPGSGPKLRVHDPDEDDAEDSLAQQVDVILEKIQRSGKDSLTWKERRTLERASKEYQEKRR from the coding sequence ATGGGACTTTACGACCGAGAATACGCCCGCGACGGCGAACCAGGCTTCCGCCTCAGCGCGCCGACTTCGGCGACGATGCAGTTGATCGTCATCACCGGCGTCGTGTACCTGGCGCAATTGTTCACCCCCGCAGTAGGCGACTATTTCTCGCTGAAGTGCGACTGGTTCTTGCGTCCCTGGACCTCCTACCAACTGGTCACGTACGGGTTCCTCCACTCGCAGCAAGACGTCGCGCATATTTTGATCAATATGCTCGTGCTGTTCATGTTCGGGCGCGAGGTGGAAGCCCGCTATGGAAAACGTGAGTTTATTCTCTTTTACTTGCTCGGCATCGTGGCGGCCGGCTTGGTTTGGTCGTTGAGCGAATATGCCGTCAACGTGAGCGACCCGGACTTCGCGGTGCTGCGGCAACTCGGGAAAGTGCCGACGGCCATCGGCGCCTCGGGCGCCCTCGCCGGCCTTGTGGTCCTCTTCGCCTTCAATTGGCCGCACCGGCAGGTACTGCTGTTCTTCCTGATTCCCGTCCCGATGTGGGTCGCCGCCGCACTTGGCATCCTCTTCGACGTTCGGGGGGCGATGGCGCGCAGCGGCGACATCGCGTTCACCTGCCATCTTGGCGGCGCCCTCTATGGTCTGGCGTACTACAAGCTCGGCTGGCAACTGAGCCGGTTTTGGCCGACGAACTTCACCATGCCCAAACTCCCTGGCAGCGGTCCTAAGCTCCGCGTTCACGATCCCGACGAAGACGATGCGGAAGACTCTCTCGCCCAGCAAGTCGACGTCATCCTCGAAAAGATCCAACGCAGCGGCAAAGACAGCCTCACGTGGAAAGAACGCCGCACGCTTGAACGGGCGAGCAAGGAGTACCAGGAGAAACGGCGTTAG
- the bioF gene encoding 8-amino-7-oxononanoate synthase, whose protein sequence is MAPLDWIDAELAGLRQRDLLRELPAPFDLQTTTIEVAGRPLINFASNDYLGLAADPRLAAAAAEACHATGVGRGASPLVCGRSTIHAELERRLAEFEHAEAALLFPSGFAANAGIVPALADRGDAIFADAKNHASLIDGCRLSRAETHIYRHNDAAHLAELLATHAPQARRSLIATDTLFSMDGDVAPLVEIAALARRYDAMLLLDEAHATGVFGPHGRGLAEAASIEPDGAIRIGTMSKALGVAGGFVVGPQALVDYLANRARSYVFSTAQPASTAAAAIVALDVVVAEPQRRTQLLATAADLRERLQAAGWRTGDSASQIIPIEVGPAAEAVALSRRLRDAGFWVPAIRPPSVPPGESLLRLSLTANHTPAMIGALLAALGANHQDAKA, encoded by the coding sequence ATGGCTCCGCTTGATTGGATCGACGCTGAACTCGCAGGCCTACGCCAGCGTGATCTGCTGCGCGAACTGCCGGCGCCGTTCGACCTGCAAACCACGACGATCGAAGTCGCCGGTCGGCCGCTGATCAACTTCGCGTCGAACGACTATCTCGGCCTCGCCGCCGATCCCCGCCTTGCCGCCGCGGCGGCCGAGGCCTGCCATGCGACCGGCGTCGGTCGCGGCGCCAGCCCGCTCGTCTGCGGCCGTTCCACCATTCACGCCGAACTCGAACGCCGGCTCGCCGAGTTCGAGCACGCCGAGGCCGCCCTGCTCTTCCCCTCCGGCTTCGCGGCGAACGCCGGCATTGTCCCCGCCCTTGCCGACCGCGGCGATGCGATCTTTGCCGATGCGAAGAACCACGCCAGCCTCATCGACGGCTGCCGCCTCTCGCGGGCCGAGACGCACATCTACCGCCACAACGATGCCGCGCACCTCGCCGAGTTGCTTGCCACCCATGCACCGCAGGCCCGCCGTTCGCTGATCGCAACCGACACCCTGTTCAGCATGGATGGCGACGTGGCGCCGCTCGTCGAGATCGCCGCCCTCGCGCGCCGCTACGATGCGATGCTGCTGCTCGACGAAGCCCACGCCACCGGCGTCTTCGGCCCGCACGGCCGCGGGCTGGCCGAGGCCGCCAGCATCGAACCGGACGGCGCCATCCGCATCGGCACGATGAGCAAGGCCCTCGGCGTCGCGGGCGGGTTTGTCGTCGGGCCGCAGGCGCTCGTCGATTACCTCGCGAATCGGGCCCGCAGCTACGTTTTCTCGACCGCTCAGCCGGCGTCGACCGCCGCCGCAGCGATTGTCGCCCTCGACGTCGTCGTCGCCGAACCGCAGCGCCGAACGCAGCTACTCGCCACGGCCGCCGACCTTCGCGAACGTCTCCAAGCCGCCGGCTGGCGAACCGGCGACTCAGCCAGCCAGATCATCCCGATCGAGGTCGGCCCCGCAGCCGAAGCCGTCGCCCTCAGCCGCCGCCTCCGCGACGCCGGGTTCTGGGTCCCAGCGATCCGCCCCCCCTCGGTCCCCCCCGGCGAATCGCTGCTCCGCCTCAGCCTCACCGCCAATCACACCCCGGCGATGATCGGCGCCCTGCTCGCCGCCCTGGGAGCGAACCACCAAGACGCGAAGGCATGA
- a CDS encoding anti-sigma factor family protein: MTAENANDEFDDELLSAYVDGELTAAERARVEERLRNDPLAAALVDELRSLSNEIQRLPREPLGLDLRASVLAEIDQARADLAAHGPATLPEPPIDRWAGIRRGLVWSALAIAATIVIAIFQPPEEKHAGENVAKAKKAPVMAAPRQEEAEQLAREGGVELRRADDGLLAEQSNEPRAAVKQKADEVPPGFRAQMSAAAPSPPVGETTTLAVDAAAAPATVAPAAPMSEPASAPADALAMESSGTGGARALEFKEAAPAADAALAAAEPMSDAAPQAFGMAGGGGGGAGVPSLGKKAEDAVATDESQRAALETLKASEAEGATTVTLELAKPEGAEWFRELLAKSDIAASTPSKGEGDELGWPLARGMQARGGSIAAHDKAEQADAASRQLTTGGAFDNEADRSELADGKIEAKNGAAGDRFYFYSQTSPALGVELRSRNGGDQQVVWVEASSQKIEQLLAACRATGAMVSAVSVDGAAAVDAVAPQQTGKPTVSVAGVGQAADAAPLTGGLAVSSSEAPKEAAAADSRVRVLFVLQSPLIEASPTAPAALPTVAPATSGEAR; the protein is encoded by the coding sequence ATGACGGCCGAGAACGCTAACGACGAATTCGACGACGAGCTCCTCAGCGCTTATGTCGATGGGGAGCTGACGGCGGCGGAGCGTGCGCGCGTTGAGGAGCGGCTGCGGAACGATCCGCTGGCTGCGGCGCTTGTCGATGAGCTGCGATCGCTGTCGAACGAGATTCAGCGCTTGCCGCGCGAGCCGCTGGGGCTCGACTTGCGTGCGAGCGTGTTGGCTGAGATTGATCAGGCTCGGGCCGATCTTGCCGCGCATGGCCCGGCGACGTTGCCTGAGCCGCCGATCGATCGCTGGGCGGGGATCCGTCGCGGGCTGGTTTGGTCGGCATTGGCGATCGCTGCGACGATCGTGATCGCGATCTTCCAGCCGCCGGAAGAAAAGCACGCGGGCGAGAACGTGGCGAAGGCGAAGAAGGCGCCCGTGATGGCGGCGCCTCGGCAAGAGGAGGCCGAACAGCTGGCACGCGAAGGGGGCGTTGAGCTGCGTCGCGCGGACGACGGCTTGCTCGCGGAGCAGTCGAACGAGCCGCGCGCCGCTGTAAAGCAGAAGGCTGATGAAGTGCCGCCCGGGTTTCGCGCGCAGATGAGCGCTGCGGCGCCGTCTCCGCCCGTGGGCGAGACGACGACGCTCGCCGTCGATGCGGCGGCTGCTCCGGCGACTGTCGCACCAGCAGCTCCCATGTCGGAACCAGCGAGCGCGCCGGCCGATGCCTTGGCGATGGAGTCGTCCGGGACGGGCGGCGCGAGGGCGCTGGAATTCAAAGAAGCGGCGCCGGCCGCTGATGCGGCGCTCGCGGCAGCGGAGCCAATGAGCGATGCGGCGCCGCAAGCGTTTGGCATGGCTGGCGGAGGCGGTGGCGGAGCAGGGGTGCCGAGCCTCGGCAAGAAGGCCGAAGACGCTGTGGCGACCGACGAATCTCAGCGCGCGGCGCTAGAGACGCTCAAAGCAAGCGAAGCGGAAGGAGCGACGACCGTCACGCTCGAACTCGCCAAGCCGGAAGGCGCGGAGTGGTTCCGCGAGTTGCTCGCAAAGAGTGACATCGCTGCGTCGACGCCGTCGAAGGGCGAGGGGGACGAGCTTGGCTGGCCGCTCGCGCGCGGCATGCAGGCCCGAGGGGGATCGATTGCCGCGCACGACAAAGCGGAGCAGGCAGACGCCGCGAGTCGCCAACTCACGACTGGCGGAGCGTTCGACAATGAAGCTGATCGTTCCGAACTCGCTGATGGCAAGATCGAAGCAAAGAACGGGGCGGCGGGCGATCGTTTTTACTTTTACAGCCAAACGTCGCCGGCGCTGGGTGTGGAATTGCGCTCGCGGAACGGCGGCGATCAACAAGTCGTGTGGGTCGAAGCGTCGTCGCAGAAGATCGAGCAGCTGCTTGCTGCGTGTCGCGCGACGGGAGCGATGGTGTCGGCGGTGAGCGTCGACGGCGCTGCGGCGGTCGATGCAGTCGCGCCGCAGCAAACAGGCAAGCCGACAGTGAGCGTTGCCGGCGTTGGTCAGGCTGCGGACGCGGCGCCGCTGACGGGCGGTTTGGCAGTGTCGAGCAGCGAGGCGCCGAAAGAAGCTGCCGCTGCGGATTCACGGGTGCGCGTGTTGTTTGTCTTGCAATCACCGCTGATCGAGGCATCGCCGACGGCTCCGGCGGCGCTTCCAACGGTTGCTCCAGCGACGAGCGGCGAAGCCCGCTGA
- a CDS encoding TIGR01777 family oxidoreductase, translated as MSSLANQRILITGASGLVGSRLSAELAKLGAQPVAAVRRPVRDEARELYWNPDRGEIDRAKLEGIDAVVHLAGENIAEGRWSEEFKRKILESRVKGTHLVADALAHLERKPRVFVSASAIGYYGNRGADVMTEQSSPDDDFLAKVCQQWEAAAQPARDAGIPVTNIRIGVVLSADGAALAKMLTPFKLGLGGKVGSGEQFMSWITIDDLVGAIIFLLSRSEPVVGPVNVVAPNPSTNLSFTKTLGRVLGRPTVLPMPAFAVKLLFGEMGDALLLSSTRVAPTALQSAGYQFQYPELEPALRHLLNR; from the coding sequence ATGTCATCGCTCGCCAATCAGCGCATTCTCATCACCGGCGCCAGCGGCCTCGTTGGGTCGCGACTCTCGGCTGAGCTCGCCAAACTCGGCGCCCAGCCAGTCGCCGCCGTCCGCCGGCCGGTGAGGGACGAAGCCCGTGAACTCTATTGGAATCCTGACCGCGGCGAGATCGATCGCGCGAAGCTCGAGGGGATCGACGCCGTCGTCCACCTCGCCGGCGAGAACATCGCCGAGGGTCGCTGGAGCGAGGAGTTCAAACGCAAGATTCTCGAAAGCCGCGTCAAAGGGACGCACCTCGTCGCCGACGCCCTCGCCCATTTGGAACGCAAGCCCCGCGTCTTCGTCTCCGCCTCGGCCATCGGTTACTATGGCAACCGCGGCGCCGACGTGATGACCGAGCAATCGTCGCCCGACGACGACTTCCTCGCCAAAGTCTGCCAACAGTGGGAAGCGGCCGCCCAGCCGGCCCGCGACGCCGGCATTCCGGTGACGAACATCCGCATTGGCGTCGTCCTCAGCGCCGACGGCGCCGCGCTGGCGAAGATGCTCACGCCGTTCAAGCTCGGCCTCGGCGGCAAGGTCGGCAGCGGCGAGCAGTTTATGAGTTGGATCACGATCGACGACCTCGTCGGCGCGATCATCTTCCTGCTCAGCCGCAGCGAGCCCGTCGTCGGCCCGGTGAACGTCGTCGCTCCCAATCCGTCGACGAACCTCAGCTTCACGAAAACCCTCGGCCGGGTCCTCGGCCGCCCGACGGTACTCCCCATGCCCGCGTTCGCAGTAAAGCTGCTGTTCGGCGAAATGGGCGACGCCCTGCTCCTCTCCAGCACCCGCGTCGCCCCCACGGCTCTGCAGTCGGCCGGCTACCAGTTCCAGTACCCCGAACTAGAACCCGCCCTCCGCCATCTTCTCAACAGATGA
- a CDS encoding Lpg1974 family pore-forming outer membrane protein, with protein sequence MPRLTNYLLLLLLAAGASRAVAAEQLAPFADVLAWQASQETSSVWASVISSDPATSTDTFTPAQVDFDWNAGLRAGFEFTPDESLWSSQLYWTYFPTEQTSSIADGAHLILPESFSGFTSGLDAFLFTAASIKWQLDYNTIDLVAGRDIPLTETLSIRPTLGLKAAIINQSIQTDWQNPLIGLHATGDVQHDYWGLGPAFGIDGRWGMKESGLSLVGSFSGAFMNGVWNVTDRFQHDPFLIYPAESITTTVKDSALGTLMLRYFFGLRWSRPGHVSTAVHLGYELEWWANQQRLPTFQQLPMHGDLTLQGASCGVSFSF encoded by the coding sequence ATGCCGCGTCTTACGAACTACCTGCTGCTGCTCTTACTCGCCGCCGGCGCCTCGCGCGCCGTCGCCGCGGAACAGCTTGCGCCGTTCGCCGACGTGCTCGCCTGGCAAGCCTCCCAAGAGACCTCCTCCGTCTGGGCCAGCGTCATCAGTTCCGATCCCGCGACTTCCACCGACACATTCACCCCCGCGCAAGTCGACTTCGATTGGAACGCCGGCCTCCGCGCCGGGTTCGAGTTCACGCCCGACGAATCGCTCTGGAGCTCGCAGCTCTACTGGACCTACTTTCCTACCGAGCAAACCTCCTCGATCGCCGACGGCGCTCACCTCATCCTTCCCGAATCGTTCAGCGGTTTCACGAGCGGCCTCGACGCGTTCCTGTTCACCGCCGCGTCGATCAAGTGGCAACTCGATTACAACACAATCGATCTCGTCGCCGGCCGCGACATCCCGCTCACGGAAACGCTTTCCATCCGCCCCACGCTCGGGCTGAAGGCCGCGATCATCAACCAATCGATCCAAACCGATTGGCAAAACCCGCTCATCGGCCTCCACGCGACCGGCGACGTTCAGCACGACTACTGGGGTCTCGGCCCCGCGTTCGGCATCGACGGCCGTTGGGGCATGAAAGAGAGCGGCCTCAGTCTCGTCGGCTCGTTCTCCGGCGCCTTCATGAACGGCGTCTGGAACGTCACCGACCGCTTCCAACACGATCCGTTCCTCATCTACCCTGCGGAGAGCATCACCACTACCGTCAAAGACTCGGCCCTCGGCACGTTGATGCTCCGCTATTTCTTCGGCCTGCGGTGGAGCCGCCCCGGCCACGTGTCGACCGCGGTTCACCTCGGCTATGAACTCGAGTGGTGGGCCAACCAACAGCGACTGCCGACGTTCCAGCAACTACCCATGCATGGCGACCTCACATTACAGGGGGCGTCATGCGGCGTATCATTCTCCTTCTAA